In a single window of the Leclercia sp. AS011 genome:
- a CDS encoding MFS transporter, producing the protein MVSGFAMPKIWRQIAMDIPVTATKTGRRRYLTLMMIFITVVICYVDRANLAVASAHIQEEFGITKAEMGYVFSAFAWLYTLCQIPGGWFLDRVGSRLTYFIAIFGWSVATLFQGFATGLMSLIGLRAITGIFEAPAFPTNNRMVTSWFPEHERASAVGFYTSGQFVGLAFLTPLLIWIQELLSWHWVFIVTGGIGIIWSLIWIKVYQPPRLTKSITKAELDYIRDGGGLVDGDAPVKKEARQPLTKADWKLVFHRKLVGVYLGQFAVTSTLWFFLTWFPNYLTQEKGITALKAGFMTTVPFLAAFVGVLLSGWLADKLVKKGYSLGIARKTPIICGLLISTCIMGANYTNDPVWIMTLMAIAFFGNGFASITWSLVSSLAPMRLIGLTGGVFNFVGGLGGITVPLVIGYLAQDYGFGPALVYISAVALIGALSYILLVGDVKRVG; encoded by the coding sequence ATGGTGAGCGGCTTCGCTATGCCCAAAATCTGGAGACAGATTGCGATGGATATTCCAGTTACTGCTACCAAAACCGGGCGTCGCCGTTACCTGACGCTGATGATGATCTTTATTACCGTGGTCATCTGTTATGTCGACCGCGCCAACCTCGCCGTGGCCTCGGCCCATATTCAGGAAGAGTTTGGCATCACCAAAGCGGAGATGGGCTATGTCTTCTCGGCCTTTGCCTGGCTCTATACGCTCTGCCAGATCCCGGGCGGCTGGTTCCTCGACCGCGTGGGTTCGCGCCTGACCTACTTTATCGCCATTTTCGGCTGGTCCGTGGCGACCCTGTTCCAGGGCTTTGCCACCGGGCTGATGTCGCTGATTGGCCTGCGTGCCATCACCGGTATTTTCGAAGCCCCGGCATTCCCCACCAACAACCGGATGGTCACCAGCTGGTTCCCGGAGCATGAGCGCGCCTCTGCGGTCGGGTTCTATACCTCCGGCCAGTTTGTCGGCCTGGCGTTCCTGACCCCGCTGCTGATCTGGATCCAGGAGCTGCTGAGCTGGCACTGGGTGTTTATCGTCACCGGCGGGATCGGCATCATCTGGTCGCTGATCTGGATTAAGGTTTATCAGCCGCCGCGCCTGACCAAAAGCATCACCAAAGCCGAGCTGGACTACATCCGCGATGGCGGCGGTCTGGTGGACGGCGATGCGCCGGTCAAAAAAGAGGCGCGTCAGCCGCTGACCAAAGCCGACTGGAAGCTGGTGTTCCACCGTAAGCTGGTGGGCGTTTACCTCGGCCAGTTTGCTGTCACCTCGACGCTGTGGTTCTTCCTCACCTGGTTCCCGAACTACCTGACCCAGGAGAAAGGCATTACCGCGCTGAAGGCGGGCTTTATGACCACCGTGCCGTTCCTTGCCGCGTTCGTTGGCGTACTGCTCTCAGGCTGGCTGGCGGATAAACTGGTGAAAAAAGGCTACTCCCTCGGTATCGCGCGTAAGACGCCGATCATCTGCGGGCTGCTGATCTCCACCTGCATCATGGGCGCGAACTACACCAACGATCCGGTGTGGATTATGACCCTGATGGCGATTGCGTTCTTCGGGAATGGCTTCGCCTCTATCACCTGGTCACTGGTATCGTCCCTGGCACCGATGCGTCTGATTGGCCTCACCGGCGGGGTGTTTAACTTCGTTGGCGGGCTGGGCGGGATCACCGTGCCGCTGGTGATCGGCTACCTGGCGCAGGACTACGGTTTCGGTCCGGCGCTGGTCTATATCTCAGCGGTAGCGTTGATCGGCGCACTCTCCTACATCCTGCTGGTGGGTGACGTGAAACGGGTAGGCTAA
- a CDS encoding DUF3748 domain-containing protein: protein MKQITFAPRNHQLTNTRTWTADSQWLVFDVRPSGASFTGETIERVKVDTGEVEVIYRASNGAHVGVVTVHPAENRYVFIHGPQNPDAHWQYDFHHRQGVIAQDNQVSHLDAMDITEPFTPGALRGGSHVHVYSPNGQFVSFTYNDHVLHERDPKLDLRNVGVAAPYGPVSPQGDHPRNYGGTHWSVLVSRTTPMPEPGSDEINRAYEEGWVGNDRLAFIGDTLSARGEKVPELFIVNLPKDEQGWKQAGDLPLQGTADRLPAPPAGVVQRRLTFTHNHRYPGLVNVPRHWVRSNPQATQIAFLMRDDKGVVQLWLIAPEGGAPRQLTHHHSDIQSAFNWHPAGHSLGFVLEDRIAQCDAASGAVTFLTSDHGNPPSGDAVVYSPDGRYLAWMEEVDGFRQIWMTETGC, encoded by the coding sequence ATGAAACAAATCACCTTCGCTCCCCGCAATCACCAGCTCACCAACACCCGCACCTGGACCGCAGACAGCCAGTGGCTGGTTTTTGACGTCCGACCTTCCGGGGCGTCTTTTACCGGCGAAACCATCGAGCGGGTTAAGGTCGACACGGGCGAGGTGGAGGTGATTTATCGCGCCAGCAACGGCGCGCATGTTGGCGTGGTGACCGTTCATCCTGCAGAAAATAGATACGTCTTTATTCACGGCCCACAAAACCCCGATGCCCACTGGCAGTACGATTTTCACCACCGCCAGGGGGTGATTGCGCAAGATAACCAGGTAAGCCATCTCGATGCGATGGATATCACCGAACCCTTCACGCCCGGCGCGCTGCGCGGCGGCAGCCATGTGCATGTGTACAGCCCGAACGGGCAGTTCGTCAGCTTTACCTATAACGACCATGTCCTGCACGAACGCGATCCGAAGCTCGATTTACGCAACGTGGGCGTGGCCGCGCCTTACGGTCCGGTGAGCCCGCAGGGCGATCATCCGCGCAACTATGGCGGCACCCACTGGAGCGTGCTGGTCAGCCGCACGACCCCGATGCCAGAACCGGGCAGCGACGAGATCAACCGCGCCTATGAAGAGGGCTGGGTGGGCAACGATCGGCTGGCCTTTATCGGCGATACCCTTTCCGCTCGCGGTGAAAAAGTGCCGGAGCTGTTTATCGTCAATCTGCCGAAAGACGAACAGGGCTGGAAGCAGGCGGGCGATCTGCCGCTTCAGGGCACGGCGGATCGGTTGCCCGCTCCGCCTGCCGGGGTGGTGCAGCGCCGTTTAACCTTCACCCACAACCACCGCTATCCGGGGCTGGTAAACGTGCCGCGCCACTGGGTACGCAGTAACCCGCAGGCGACACAAATCGCGTTCCTGATGCGGGATGATAAAGGGGTGGTCCAGCTGTGGCTGATCGCCCCGGAAGGGGGAGCGCCTCGTCAGCTTACTCATCATCACAGTGATATCCAGTCGGCGTTTAACTGGCATCCGGCGGGCCATTCCCTGGGGTTTGTGCTGGAAGATCGTATTGCGCAGTGTGATGCCGCCTCGGGGGCGGTAACGTTTTTGACGTCCGATCACGGCAACCCACCGTCGGGGGATGCGGTGGTTTATTCGCCTGACGGGCGCTATCTGGCCTGGATGGAGGAGGTCGACGGCTTCCGTCAAATCTGGATGACAGAAACCGGGTGCTAA
- a CDS encoding YceK/YidQ family lipoprotein codes for MMKNVLIKLTMFSAAVVLCGCSSVMSHTGGKEGTYPGTRASANMLADDDTNWGTKSLVVLDMPFTAVVDTLLLPWDLFRKDKSVRSRVEQSEEKTLATNAVIPPAAMPSR; via the coding sequence ATAATGAAAAATGTTCTGATAAAGTTGACGATGTTCAGCGCGGCGGTTGTGCTTTGCGGGTGTTCGAGCGTGATGTCTCACACCGGCGGTAAAGAAGGAACGTATCCCGGGACGCGCGCCAGCGCGAACATGCTGGCAGATGACGACACCAACTGGGGCACCAAGTCTCTGGTGGTGCTGGATATGCCGTTTACGGCCGTTGTTGATACCCTGCTGCTGCCGTGGGATCTCTTCCGCAAGGATAAATCCGTTCGCTCCCGCGTGGAGCAAAGCGAGGAGAAGACGCTGGCGACCAACGCCGTCATCCCACCCGCTGCCATGCCCTCTCGCTGA
- the ibpA gene encoding small heat shock chaperone IbpA translates to MRNFDLSPLYRSAIGFDRLFNHLENNQSQSNGYPPYNVELVDENHYRIAIAVAGFAESELEITAQDNLLVVKGAHAGEQKERTYLYQGIAERNFERKFQLAENIHVHGANLVNGLLYIDLERVIPEAKKPRRIEIN, encoded by the coding sequence ATGCGTAACTTTGATCTTTCTCCGCTTTATCGTTCAGCCATTGGCTTCGATCGTCTGTTCAATCATTTAGAAAACAACCAAAGCCAGAGCAACGGCTACCCTCCATACAATGTTGAACTGGTTGACGAAAACCACTATCGCATCGCGATTGCCGTGGCCGGTTTTGCTGAAAGCGAACTGGAGATCACCGCGCAGGACAACCTGCTGGTGGTGAAAGGCGCTCATGCGGGCGAGCAGAAAGAACGTACCTATCTCTATCAGGGCATCGCCGAACGTAACTTTGAACGTAAGTTCCAGTTAGCTGAGAACATTCACGTTCACGGCGCGAACCTGGTCAACGGCCTGCTGTATATCGATCTGGAACGTGTCATTCCGGAAGCGAAAAAACCGCGCCGTATCGAAATTAATTAA
- the ibpB gene encoding small heat shock chaperone IbpB: protein MRNYDLSPLLRQWIGFDKLANALQSTTESQTFPPYNIEKSDDNHYRITLAVAGFSQQNLDIQLEGTRLTVKGTPEKPETETKWLHQGLVTQPFSLSFTLAEHMEVTGATFTNGLLHIDITRNVPEEIAPQRIAISERPALNS, encoded by the coding sequence ATGCGTAATTACGACTTATCCCCGCTGCTGCGTCAGTGGATCGGTTTTGACAAACTGGCTAACGCGCTGCAAAGCACCACCGAAAGCCAGACCTTCCCGCCATATAACATCGAAAAGAGCGACGATAACCACTATCGCATTACGCTCGCGGTGGCGGGATTCAGCCAGCAGAACCTGGATATCCAGCTGGAAGGCACACGCCTGACGGTGAAAGGCACCCCGGAAAAACCGGAGACCGAAACCAAATGGCTGCACCAGGGGCTGGTCACTCAGCCGTTCAGCCTGAGCTTTACCCTCGCTGAACATATGGAAGTGACGGGCGCAACCTTCACCAACGGGCTGCTGCATATCGACATTACCCGCAACGTGCCGGAAGAGATTGCTCCGCAGCGGATCGCCATCAGCGAACGGCCGGCGCTGAACAGCTAA
- a CDS encoding putative transporter has translation MSDIALTVSILALVAVVGLWIGNVKIRGVGFGIGGVLFGGIFVGHFADQLGITLSAQMLHFIQEFGLILFVYTIGIQVGPGFFASLRVSGLRLNLFAMGIVVMGGLVTALLHKLFAIPLPVVLGIFSGAVTNTPALGAGQQILRDLGIEPGIVDQMGMSYAMAYPFGICGILLTMWLMRVLFRINVEQEAQQHESTLSQGQALIKTINIRVDNPNLNNLAIQDVPILNSANIICSRLKREQTLMVPLPGTVIQTGDLLHLVGQPADLNNARLVIGQEVDTSLSTRGTDMRVERVVVTNEKVLGKKIRELQAKERYDVVISRLNRAGVELVASPDASLQFGDILNLVGRPASIDAVANMVGNAQQKLQQVQMLPVFIGIGLGVLLGSIPLYVPGFPVALKLGLAGGPLIMALILGRIGCVGKLYWFMPPSANLALRELGIVLFLAVVGLKSGGDFVETLARGDGVSWIGYGILITAVPLITMGILARLLAKMNYLTLCGMLAGSMTDPPALAFANNLHATSGAAALSYATVYPLVMFMRIITPQLLAVLFWGMG, from the coding sequence ATGAGTGATATAGCGTTAACGGTCAGTATTCTGGCACTGGTTGCGGTGGTCGGGCTGTGGATAGGCAATGTCAAAATCCGCGGCGTCGGGTTCGGCATTGGCGGCGTGCTGTTTGGCGGGATATTTGTCGGCCACTTTGCCGACCAGCTGGGCATTACGCTTAGCGCGCAAATGCTGCATTTCATTCAGGAGTTTGGCCTGATCCTCTTCGTGTACACCATCGGGATTCAGGTCGGCCCCGGCTTTTTCGCCTCGCTGCGCGTCTCGGGGCTGCGCCTTAACCTCTTTGCGATGGGGATTGTGGTGATGGGCGGGCTGGTCACCGCTCTGCTGCATAAACTCTTCGCCATCCCCCTGCCGGTGGTGCTGGGCATCTTCTCCGGGGCGGTCACCAACACCCCTGCGCTGGGGGCCGGGCAGCAAATCCTGCGCGACTTGGGGATTGAGCCTGGCATCGTGGATCAGATGGGCATGAGCTACGCCATGGCCTACCCGTTCGGCATCTGCGGCATTCTGCTCACCATGTGGCTGATGCGCGTTCTGTTTCGCATTAACGTAGAGCAAGAGGCCCAGCAGCACGAATCCACCCTTAGCCAGGGTCAGGCGCTGATTAAAACCATCAACATTCGCGTCGACAACCCCAATCTCAACAACCTGGCGATTCAGGATGTGCCGATCCTGAACAGCGCCAACATTATCTGTTCCCGCCTGAAGCGCGAGCAGACCCTGATGGTGCCTCTGCCCGGCACGGTGATCCAGACCGGCGACCTGCTGCACCTCGTCGGCCAGCCGGCGGACCTGAACAATGCCCGGCTGGTGATCGGCCAGGAGGTGGATACCTCGCTCTCTACGCGCGGCACCGATATGCGGGTCGAGCGGGTGGTGGTCACCAACGAGAAGGTATTAGGCAAGAAAATCCGCGAACTGCAGGCCAAAGAGCGTTATGACGTGGTGATCTCGCGCCTGAACCGCGCCGGGGTTGAGCTGGTGGCCAGCCCGGACGCCAGCCTGCAGTTTGGCGATATCCTCAACCTGGTCGGGCGTCCGGCCTCCATCGACGCCGTGGCCAATATGGTGGGCAACGCGCAACAAAAACTGCAGCAGGTACAGATGCTGCCGGTGTTTATCGGCATCGGTCTTGGCGTCCTGTTGGGCTCCATTCCGCTGTACGTGCCGGGGTTCCCGGTGGCGCTCAAGCTGGGGCTGGCGGGCGGGCCACTGATTATGGCCCTGATCCTCGGGCGTATCGGCTGCGTGGGTAAGCTCTACTGGTTTATGCCCCCGAGCGCCAACCTCGCCCTGCGCGAGCTGGGGATCGTGCTGTTTCTGGCGGTGGTAGGGCTGAAATCGGGTGGTGACTTCGTTGAGACGCTGGCCCGCGGCGACGGGGTCAGCTGGATTGGCTATGGCATTCTTATTACCGCCGTTCCGCTGATCACCATGGGCATTCTGGCGCGGCTGCTGGCGAAGATGAACTACCTGACACTGTGCGGCATGCTGGCCGGTTCGATGACCGATCCTCCGGCGCTGGCCTTTGCCAACAACCTGCACGCCACCAGCGGGGCGGCGGCGCTCTCCTACGCCACGGTCTATCCGCTGGTGATGTTCATGCGCATTATCACACCGCAGCTGCTGGCGGTGCTGTTCTGGGGGATGGGTTAA
- a CDS encoding sulfatase — translation MKAIILLFDSLNKHYLPPYGDMITQAPNFQRLAARCATFNNSYVGSMPCMPARRELHTGRYNFLHREWGPLEPFDDSMPELLKKAGVYTHLISDHLHYWEDGGGNYHNRYSSWEIIRGQEGDHWKASVADPAIPKVLRVPQKQTGGGVSGLWRHDWVNRDYIQQEADFPQTRVFDAGCEFIDKNHQQDSWLLQVETFDPHEPFYTTEEYLSLYQDPWDGPHYDWPRGKVEESPEAVEHIRCRYRALVSMCDRNLGRILDLMDRHDLWRDTMLIVGTDHGFLLGEHGWWAKNQMPYYNEVANNPLFIWDPRSAHQGVQRDALVQMIDWAPTLLEFFNQPIPPDVQGRPLARILEDDTPVRDAALFGVFSGHVNVTDGRYVYMRAALPGRENDIANYTLMPIKMNTRFTPEELDSIALAPPFRFTKGVKTLRIPAREKYPGVNRVGHLLFDLHSDPHQQCPIEDKAIETRMIALLVRLLRESDAPAEQFARLGLEV, via the coding sequence ATGAAAGCGATCATTCTGCTCTTCGACAGCCTGAATAAACACTATCTGCCGCCATACGGGGATATGATCACTCAGGCACCCAACTTCCAGCGTCTGGCGGCCCGCTGCGCCACCTTCAACAACAGCTATGTCGGCAGTATGCCCTGCATGCCCGCCCGCCGGGAGCTGCACACCGGCCGGTACAATTTTCTGCACCGGGAGTGGGGGCCGCTGGAGCCGTTCGACGACTCCATGCCGGAGCTGCTGAAAAAAGCGGGCGTCTATACCCACCTGATCAGCGACCATCTGCACTACTGGGAGGATGGCGGCGGCAACTACCATAATCGCTACAGCTCATGGGAGATCATCCGTGGCCAGGAGGGGGATCACTGGAAGGCCAGCGTGGCCGACCCGGCGATCCCCAAGGTGTTGCGGGTGCCGCAGAAGCAAACCGGCGGTGGCGTCTCCGGGCTCTGGCGACACGACTGGGTCAACCGCGACTACATCCAGCAGGAAGCGGACTTCCCGCAAACCCGGGTCTTCGATGCCGGATGCGAGTTTATCGACAAGAACCATCAGCAGGATAGCTGGCTGTTGCAGGTGGAAACTTTTGACCCCCACGAGCCGTTTTATACCACGGAGGAGTATCTCTCGTTGTATCAGGATCCGTGGGACGGCCCGCACTACGACTGGCCGCGCGGCAAAGTGGAAGAGAGTCCGGAGGCGGTGGAGCATATTCGCTGCCGCTACCGCGCCCTCGTCTCCATGTGCGATCGCAACCTGGGCCGCATTCTTGACCTGATGGACCGCCACGATTTGTGGCGCGATACGATGTTGATTGTCGGTACCGATCACGGCTTTTTGCTCGGGGAGCATGGCTGGTGGGCGAAAAACCAGATGCCCTATTACAACGAGGTGGCGAATAACCCGCTGTTTATCTGGGATCCGCGCAGCGCCCATCAGGGGGTACAGCGGGATGCGCTGGTGCAGATGATTGACTGGGCCCCGACGCTGCTGGAGTTCTTCAACCAGCCCATCCCACCCGACGTCCAGGGTCGTCCGTTAGCCCGCATCCTTGAGGATGACACCCCGGTGCGTGACGCTGCGCTGTTCGGGGTTTTCAGCGGCCATGTCAACGTCACAGACGGGCGCTATGTCTATATGCGCGCCGCGCTGCCCGGACGTGAGAATGACATCGCCAACTACACCCTGATGCCGATCAAGATGAATACCCGCTTTACCCCGGAAGAGCTGGATTCAATCGCCCTGGCCCCCCCGTTCCGCTTTACCAAAGGGGTGAAAACGCTGCGTATTCCCGCCCGGGAAAAATACCCGGGGGTCAATCGCGTCGGCCATCTGCTGTTCGATTTACACAGCGATCCGCACCAGCAGTGCCCAATTGAAGATAAAGCCATCGAAACGCGGATGATCGCCCTGCTGGTGCGTCTGCTACGTGAGAGCGACGCCCCGGCAGAGCAGTTCGCCAGATTAGGCTTAGAGGTTTAA
- a CDS encoding PTS sugar transporter subunit IIB → MKDKINILFVCGYGVGSSVMLQTVVKKALAKYDIQFDMEHTAAGEVGGFTEWADIYAISKKLIDVVSLDPRHGQYLIPIENIMDGETIGKQIYTVVEEHFPHLIKAR, encoded by the coding sequence ATGAAAGACAAAATTAATATTCTGTTTGTTTGCGGCTACGGTGTCGGCAGTAGCGTGATGTTGCAGACGGTAGTGAAAAAAGCCTTAGCGAAATATGACATTCAATTCGACATGGAGCATACCGCCGCGGGCGAAGTCGGTGGATTTACGGAATGGGCGGATATTTACGCCATTTCGAAAAAACTGATTGATGTGGTGAGCCTCGATCCGCGCCACGGGCAGTATCTGATCCCCATCGAAAATATTATGGACGGAGAGACCATCGGCAAACAGATCTACACGGTGGTTGAAGAGCATTTCCCACACCTCATCAAGGCCCGTTAA
- a CDS encoding PTS sugar transporter subunit IIC: protein MFSDFISVIQSFLTEPAILIGLLVGLGYALDKKSPIKIITGMVSAMVGLMMVLFGGFQFSATFKPVADAVSKSYGIHGYLMDSYAMKAATQIALGDNFGFVGYVFVLAFFTNLLLVLFGRYTKVKGIFLTGNTGVSHSQAVLWLIVFWLGFGWVPSIIIAGILTGVFWAFATTLIAKPVAKITNNAGFTIAHNQMLGIWFFSKFAHLFGDAEKQDAENMKLPGWLAIFNHNVTSIAIVMTLFVGGFLLTTGIDNVQAMAKGKPWYIYIINLGLQFSMYMVILLQGVRMMVGEINASFKGWQDRLIPDAIPAVDVAALLPFSPNAATLGFIFCTFGTIFSMGILLITHSPIMVLPGFVPLFFAGGPIGVLANRLGGYRAVIICTFLLGIIQTFGTVWAIPLTGLAAEGVGWTGIFDWATLWPAICEVLKFIASTFHLGPYAG from the coding sequence ATGTTTTCTGACTTTATTTCAGTAATACAATCTTTTCTAACCGAACCCGCTATTTTAATTGGGCTGCTGGTAGGATTAGGTTATGCCCTCGACAAGAAATCACCGATAAAAATTATTACCGGTATGGTTAGCGCCATGGTGGGATTAATGATGGTGCTCTTTGGCGGGTTTCAGTTTTCAGCGACCTTTAAACCCGTCGCCGATGCGGTGAGCAAATCTTATGGCATCCATGGTTATTTAATGGATTCCTATGCCATGAAAGCGGCAACCCAGATTGCACTCGGGGATAATTTTGGTTTTGTGGGCTATGTGTTTGTCCTGGCCTTTTTTACCAATCTGCTGCTGGTCCTGTTTGGTCGCTACACAAAGGTGAAAGGCATTTTCCTCACCGGCAATACCGGGGTGTCTCACTCCCAGGCGGTGCTGTGGCTGATCGTCTTCTGGCTGGGCTTTGGCTGGGTGCCGTCGATTATTATCGCCGGGATTTTAACCGGGGTCTTCTGGGCCTTTGCTACCACCCTGATTGCCAAACCGGTCGCTAAAATCACCAACAATGCAGGCTTTACCATTGCCCATAACCAGATGCTGGGGATCTGGTTCTTCTCGAAATTCGCCCATCTGTTTGGCGATGCCGAGAAACAGGATGCCGAGAACATGAAGCTTCCCGGCTGGCTGGCGATTTTTAACCATAACGTCACCTCCATCGCCATTGTGATGACGCTGTTCGTCGGCGGGTTCTTACTGACCACCGGCATTGATAACGTGCAGGCGATGGCAAAAGGGAAGCCCTGGTATATCTACATTATTAACCTCGGCCTGCAGTTCTCCATGTATATGGTGATCCTGTTGCAGGGGGTACGCATGATGGTCGGGGAAATTAACGCCTCGTTTAAAGGCTGGCAGGATCGGTTAATTCCGGACGCGATTCCCGCCGTCGATGTCGCGGCATTACTCCCCTTCTCCCCGAATGCCGCCACCCTTGGATTTATCTTCTGTACCTTCGGCACTATTTTCTCGATGGGTATTCTGCTTATTACCCACAGTCCTATTATGGTGCTCCCCGGTTTTGTGCCGTTATTTTTCGCCGGCGGTCCGATTGGGGTATTAGCCAACCGGCTGGGGGGCTATCGCGCCGTGATAATTTGTACGTTCCTGCTGGGGATTATTCAAACCTTCGGCACCGTATGGGCTATTCCCTTAACCGGACTCGCCGCCGAAGGGGTGGGCTGGACCGGTATTTTCGACTGGGCGACATTATGGCCTGCCATTTGTGAAGTGCTTAAATTTATTGCCTCAACGTTCCATCTCGGGCCTTACGCGGGCTAA
- a CDS encoding aryl-sulfate sulfotransferase: protein MNATYTVKINPYDKNKLSALITIDSPEALKFDYTVQGKTANASFHYGTDQYSVNPDITVVGLYANYVNTVTLNLYTRDNAVETFQIVISTQGQDYGDVPLTLAINITDDAMAESTLGQGWFVTSAWNGYDINGDLRITGLFPWMYGNLKIIENALWSALASETWDPDKHAFAPTLYRFNLAGKVAQTYAAPAGYGFHHDITTDGTGNLWVLGSLLDGWSDEQKLECILYKYDIASGALLWQRDYSREFMGATVLDNTDTNDVHFNSLEYVAETGQLMVNSRSSCTVLGLNSETGEPEWIIDNPAFPVLNSALNLQVVDGDNFSYPNGEHAVFVTHNSRYQAWRGANRFVVSLFNNNSCADEQGNELVRTIEAEPVTYTAAELDSLPTILAIDLTAATVQRLDQFHFPGQRSELTSSVFDVGNDYYNVYFGAEQSFFVFDIDNNIGVSIYNIDTGLGYRGRIFTYDELRSLI from the coding sequence ATGAACGCAACCTATACTGTAAAAATCAATCCCTATGATAAAAACAAACTTAGCGCATTAATTACCATTGATAGTCCGGAGGCACTAAAGTTTGACTATACCGTCCAGGGTAAAACTGCGAACGCCAGCTTTCATTATGGCACCGATCAATACAGCGTTAATCCGGACATCACCGTGGTCGGTTTGTATGCCAATTATGTCAATACCGTCACCCTGAATCTTTACACCAGGGATAACGCTGTCGAAACCTTTCAGATAGTGATATCAACGCAGGGGCAGGACTATGGTGATGTCCCTCTGACGCTGGCGATTAATATTACTGACGACGCGATGGCGGAGAGCACGTTAGGACAGGGTTGGTTTGTCACCAGCGCGTGGAATGGCTATGACATCAATGGCGATCTGCGCATTACTGGCCTGTTCCCCTGGATGTACGGTAACTTAAAAATTATCGAAAACGCGCTCTGGTCGGCGTTGGCCAGCGAAACCTGGGATCCTGACAAGCATGCCTTTGCGCCAACGTTATACCGCTTCAATCTCGCCGGTAAGGTCGCGCAAACCTACGCCGCACCTGCCGGGTATGGTTTTCATCACGACATCACCACCGACGGTACAGGCAATCTCTGGGTGTTAGGCTCCCTGCTCGATGGCTGGAGTGACGAGCAAAAGCTGGAGTGCATTCTCTATAAATACGACATCGCCAGCGGGGCGTTGCTCTGGCAGCGTGACTACTCCCGGGAATTTATGGGTGCCACGGTGCTGGACAATACCGACACCAATGATGTGCATTTCAACAGCCTGGAATATGTCGCAGAGACCGGGCAGTTGATGGTCAATTCCCGCTCCAGCTGTACGGTGCTGGGCCTCAATAGCGAGACCGGGGAGCCGGAGTGGATTATCGATAACCCGGCCTTTCCGGTGCTGAACAGCGCCCTGAATTTGCAGGTGGTGGATGGGGATAATTTCAGCTATCCCAACGGGGAGCATGCCGTATTTGTGACGCACAACAGCCGGTACCAGGCGTGGCGGGGTGCAAACAGGTTCGTTGTCTCCCTGTTCAATAACAACTCCTGTGCAGATGAGCAAGGTAATGAGCTGGTCCGTACAATTGAAGCGGAACCGGTAACTTATACTGCCGCCGAACTGGATTCTCTCCCCACTATTCTTGCTATTGATTTAACCGCCGCGACGGTGCAGCGCCTGGATCAGTTTCATTTCCCAGGGCAGCGTAGCGAACTCACGTCATCGGTATTTGATGTTGGTAATGATTATTACAATGTCTATTTCGGAGCCGAGCAATCGTTCTTCGTTTTTGATATCGATAATAATATTGGGGTATCGATTTACAATATTGATACCGGCCTGGGCTATCGCGGCAGAATATTCACTTACGATGAGCTGCGTTCATTAATTTAA
- a CDS encoding YidH family protein encodes MKISRLGEAPDYRFSLANERTFLAWIRTALGFLAAGVGLDQLAPDFATPVIRQLLALLLCLFSGGLAIYGYLRWLRNEKAMRLKEDLPYTRSLLMVSLILMIVAVIAMGLVLYGG; translated from the coding sequence ATGAAAATTTCCCGCCTCGGCGAAGCGCCGGATTATCGCTTCTCGCTGGCAAACGAGCGTACCTTTCTGGCGTGGATCCGCACCGCGCTGGGCTTTCTGGCGGCCGGTGTCGGTCTCGACCAGCTGGCCCCCGATTTTGCCACGCCGGTGATCCGCCAGCTGCTGGCGCTGCTGCTGTGCCTTTTTTCCGGCGGGCTGGCGATCTACGGCTACCTGCGCTGGCTGCGGAATGAAAAGGCGATGCGCCTGAAAGAAGATCTCCCCTACACCCGCAGCCTGCTGATGGTCAGCCTGATCCTGATGATAGTGGCGGTGATTGCGATGGGGCTGGTGCTGTATGGCGGATAG
- a CDS encoding DUF202 domain-containing protein yields the protein MADSRKARRLADPGLQPERTSLAWLRTLFGYGALMVLAVRHNWQQAGPLFWVALGVLAMVALILWHYTRSRAKMDVSLYDFSASRPVRIKFMISLAVLSLALLFAASHVHHLIIFIRDFA from the coding sequence ATGGCGGATAGCCGCAAAGCGCGCCGTCTGGCCGATCCGGGGCTGCAACCGGAGCGCACCTCGCTTGCCTGGCTGCGCACCCTGTTTGGCTACGGGGCGTTGATGGTGCTGGCGGTCAGGCATAACTGGCAGCAGGCGGGCCCGCTGTTCTGGGTGGCACTGGGGGTGCTGGCGATGGTGGCGCTGATCCTCTGGCATTACACCCGCAGTCGCGCAAAAATGGATGTCTCGCTGTATGATTTTTCGGCATCCCGACCGGTGCGTATTAAATTTATGATCTCCCTCGCAGTGTTATCCCTCGCATTACTGTTTGCTGCTAGTCACGTTCACCATCTCATTATTTTTATCAGGGATTTTGCATGA